Proteins from a single region of Aythya fuligula isolate bAytFul2 chromosome 3, bAytFul2.pri, whole genome shotgun sequence:
- the LOC116487003 gene encoding cytochrome c oxidase subunit 7A2, mitochondrial, producing MWRSLLSLRQISQRTISTASRRQLENRVPEKQKLFQEDNGLPVYLKGGAMDGLLYRVTMGLTVFGTGYVLYELMVASMPKKQK from the exons ATGTGGCGGAGCCTGCTG agCCTTCGTCAAATTTCCCAGAGGACCATAAGCACTGCTTCACGCAGGCAGCTTGAAAACAGAGTTCCTGAGAAGCAGAAGCTTTTCCAG GAGGATAATGGCCTCCCAGTGTATCTTAAAGGTGGTGCAATGGATGGGCTGCTGTATAGAGTCACCATGGGTCTCACGGTTTTTG gaACAGGGTACGTTCTTTATGAGCTGATGGTAGCTTCAATGCCCAAGAAGCAGAAATGA